gTTCTAATAAGGAGCCATTTGTTTCACAAGTACCTGGGGAGGATCTTTTTATAGACACTGGATTAACGATGACACCGACTACACGATAGTTACCTTCACCACGGTCATGGTATTCGATTTTAATATCGAAATGATTAGCAAAGTATGAAAACTCACGAGTTTGCACCATGTTGTGACCTTGATCACGGGCATCCAATTCTATACCTTCATTGGTGGTTTTTGGCTTTTCCAGTTCAGTCTCACCACTGCCCGTTTGTGTTTGTTCAGTGTCACCATTTACCACTTGTGTTACATCAACGAAACCAAGTCCGAAGCCAGCGCCATAAAAATCTGTCTTAGTTCTTCCATCATGGACTTTTCTAGCAGCAGGTAAACCATCAATAAGCCAATTTTGGGAAAATCCGTTCTTGATTAActtgttgataaatttgGCATCGTTCCCAGGAATAATCTTTTTACATAAGGAAACAcactctttttcttgtaacATGTTCAATTCGAATGGTGAATTATATATTCTATCACCAAATATAATGGAACCCAAGGATTCAGGTTGCTTTTCGACGTGTTCGGGCttgcaaaaatgaaatttgtCGTAGTAATAGTCATAAGAGTATAGGAAGTGTTCCTTATCTCCGGGAATATTATtaccatcttcatcttggtGTTGGTAGGACATGGATGGGGTTAGATGATTAACGAGTAATGGAATCTCATCATTCTCCCTATAAGTAGTGGGCGCCACACCTGGCAAGTAAAATGCCCTGGTTACAGAAACAATAAAACACAGCAAAAAAAGCTGTATGTATGCCATTTTGTAGATATTTGtctttctgttttcctttCAGTATTGACTGTCTGCTTTTGGAATAATTATGTAGCAATCACAGCAGCAGgtaggaaaaaaaaggaaagaaggAAACAAAAGTGAGCCTAACTAACCAGCTGGAAAAAGgcaaggaaaaaacaacCTATTCAATACAAAAACCTTGAATTGTATTTTTGTCTATTATTATgcctatttttttttaaacaaaTGTCATTTTCCAATACTTTTTTGCCAAGTGAAAAAAGCGAAAAACTGCCGTGAAAAATAGCTATCCGTGACCCGGCCTCCAATATTAGAGTTAAATCACTCATTCAAAGCAGCTTGAGTGCCTCTTGACCGGTTGTAGGCCCATACTATACCAGACAGACAGTAACAGAGGATGCAGTTTAGTTTATTATATGTTAACCGACTGCgacttttcttttttgattgttttATTAAGTGTTCATTATTTAAGTAGTTATTTATTATAATACAACCCCGACTAGACAAACTTCATGAGTTTTTCGGGAGGAACGGTATCGAGCATTTCATTCTCATCAATTCGTGGTTTAATGGGCTTGTAATCGCCCTCCGGATCTTTGAACACGTAGGCAAGAATGACGCCTGCAATACCGAGAACAGAAACTGTTCCTAATGCTAATGCCAGCCCAATTAAAACGACAAACCCACGATctatattcttcttctttgatttcttgtTCGACTCACTACTGGCcgatgaagatggagaTAGGGGCGATGTTGATTGAGGACTTGTCACGGTCATGTTTGAATTGGAGAGTGGGATTTGAGAGTTAAATTCGGCTGACACGTCTCTATTTATAAAAATTGTTGGATTGTGACCGGAAGCTTCCGATGCTTCTGACGTAAAGTAAGGTGTCCAGTTCTGGGAATCAAACAGCAGCCCTTGCAAATTTCCGTACTGCGGAATGCTAAAATTACCGTTGAGGAGCAGGATACTCCCCTTCTCAACATTGTCAGTAGCTCGCTTACTCAAAGTATAGGAGTCTGCGTTTGTGTTGATCGTTGTCACAGAGCTAACAGAGCTGCCATTACCTGGTAGTGAGGTAATATTCCATTTTTGATCCCTGTAGATAAGCAACGAGGTGTCATTCCATGCCACAATGGAATCTTCGGTAACGGTAAATGACTTTATTTTGCCTCCCGAACCTGTTAATAATGGAATCATGGTCGAATTGGTGAGATTGAAGGACCCCAAACGTATAGACTGATATTTTTCTGTAGCAAAAAGACCTGAAATAATTAATTCTGATTCATTATTGAAGGTTAATTCAGTGATTTCGCCAAAAATAGTATTATTGAGGAATGCAGACCAAATTTTGCTTTCATAGTTGTATAGGCACAATCCGGAGCAATTCGGCTTGCTCATTTGGAAATCTCCGCCCACCAACAGActagaatttttttcgaaattgACAAATGCATTTATCTTTGCATTGGACCCAATGGTTTCATTAGCAATTGttgtgaaattttttaggTTGAAAATCGATAATTCTGCTGTTGTCGAGGACTCAGAACCGACAGCTAGCAACGTTTGATTATTCGCATATACCATTTTAGTAATGTTATTAGACCAATTCCAGGAAGGATTAACGTTGTTAGAAAAATAGATCTTGCTCAAAGAATCTGTTTCGTAAGCATAAGCTATAGTGGACTCATTCAAATACGCACCCAAGTACGGTACAATACCTTTATTTAGGTTCAACGCTTCTACTATATCCTCATTTAAGAATCGTGCAGATCCACTCAAGTCACTGAACTGCATTTGTGACACTGCAcctgaaaataaaacatcaCCGTTACCGTTATTACCGGCTGACCAAAGCGAAAGACTAAAAGAGGAGGAGTTCGATATTTCTGAGTTCGAGGATGTGTTGAGTATGTAATTGTTGTTAAACACAATCAGGTCGTTATTTGCTAAGCTTATGTTAATGGCATTGTCCACCGTCTTAGAATAGTTTGATagattttcaaatgatCCATTGAACATAAGAACTGTTGGTTTATCATCGGAAGAACGGAGATCTCCGAATATCAACAGACCTTGGTTAGTTTGCGTCATACCATACACATCACCCTGAatggttttgttttcacttGCGGTTACCCTCAAACTTTCATTGAAGTCTATAACAGAAATGTGGTTATCTGCTCCACCAAGTATTAATTTCGTATCGTAAATGTCAGCGAATATGGAAGAGTTCTTTGGGTAGTTATCCACTGAGAAAAGGTTCAAAGTAGTATTGGCTATCTTCATTTCGTTTGACGTGGGGGCAGTAAAATTTGATCTTTGGTATTGAAGGACACCATTCAAGGGAGTATGTCTTTTCGTGGTCGTAGTTTCTGAAAGACTGCTAAAAGAATCCAACGAATCGGTGATGATATTGACTTGGTCTGCCACCATGATCGTTGCAGTATTACTTGCATATATTCCAGAAACGTACTCCATGACAATTTCCGGTGAGAAATCCAAGTATCCCGAATAGATCTTATCATACTTCAAATTGTCATTGTTTTGGTAAATTAGGTAAGTCTCCATCATTGTGTTATTCTGTGGATTCCACATAGTAACGTTTACAATACCTCTTGAAGAGCACGTGTTATCCTGGACGCACCCAGGTGTGTATGTATTAATGGTATAATGACCAGGGTGAATGATACTAGGGTAAAACGTCACAGTTGGAGTTGGCTTATTTTGGTTCGGAACGTAGTCGATGGCTATATAACTTTGACCTGTTAAGCCGTCATACCACTCATTGTCCGATAATGTGGATGACGATGAATCGTTGGCGAGTGCACTGCAACCATATTCGTTTAGTGAATTGTTAGCGTAGGTCGAAAACGTATCTTGATAAAGTTCCAAACCTGATAACGCAACGTTATCTCCGTATGAGTTTAAAGCGGTGAGTTTTAACGATGTAACGGCAACTTCGTTTGCAAATGCAAAATCTTGGAAGTCCGACGACCATTTGACATCTgtattgttattgtcaATGAAGGAAATCATATCCAGGGACGAAGACACATTTTGGCTTGCTGACAGTAGAGTATCTCGACTATATAATGGACAGAATTCGTCGCAATTCTGTAGTTCCCCACTTATTGGATCCAGATATGTTAGATTCATTATACTGCGCGATGGATTGGTCAGTATTTGAAATAAGGAAATTTCGTTATTAGAATTTGGAGAGTTATAAAGTCTTATCTTTGTTGGTGCGACTTCATAAGGCAAAGTGCAAACCAAAGATCCTGATGTACCCGGATATGTCCATGCGTCTTTATCCGTATCAGGGCAGACGAGGTAACTGGATTCAAACGTTGTACTTCCCTGCGACTCCCACGAGGCGTATCTCAATGGGATCCGTTGTCCCAATTCCAAAGTTGTGGCATTCAACGCGGAGGTTGCACTCGTAGTGTTCTTGGAGCTGGTGGTGAGGATCGAAGAGTCATCCAACGTATAAAACTTGCCCGCAAATAAAATGTTATCATCATTCAATTTGACAATCGAGTTCACGTAGGAGTCTTTTCCGAACCCTCCAAAAGGTAAAAGCTGGGTGGTATTTGACGTAGATTCCCAAACAAGGGCGCCATGGCCCGTCATTGAACCGTTGTTATATGAAAAGTTACCCCCGAAGTAAACAGAAGTGTCATTTACAAGAACGGCCTCCACATGGCCCAACGGCTGGGTGAATATGCGCTCCATGGATAGTGTTGACAGATTGTAGAGTATCTGGTTTCCCAGAGGTACATCCTTTATGGAGCCTGACCCGCTAAGAATGAATGAGTCGGTGCCAAACGGCGTGATTCTGTCTATTCGGGTGTCGTCGTCGGCGTCTTCCAATAAAATATAAGTATCATTGGAGTAATACACTAGTCCACGCGAGTTTGTTTCCGGGCCTATCTCCTTGGTAAAATTCTGCTGCCCTATGTACTTGTACAACGATAAGGCCTCCACGCCGCCAAGAATTTGTACCGCGTTGTCGTTATCTTGCGATATATTTAAGTTGGGCAGTACATTGTCTTCGATATCTAGCAATGATTTGATACTCTGTAATTGTGATGCTTTCGAACCCAGTGTAAGAAGAGGAAGGACGAGTGTCCAGAGACGATGAACAAACATTTAAATTTCCGTTATCGTATCGAAAAACTGGTgtgtttttattgttggtcttgcttttctttcgtTTCCCAGTCGACCCACTgtataaataaatcaaaaCGCTATGCCAGTTCTTACAAGATCTAATTCGGGGTGGATGAACCACAAGACTTTCTTTGAGACCTCTTCTGGTGATGAATGATCGCATTCTCGTATTTTCCatattctatttttttttttgtatcgcgaaaaaaaaaatgagaagaaTGGCGTTTTTCACCACTTAAAAGGGACAATTTCCTAATTAGGAGAAtgataaacaaaaatgtaaGCCCTATAGaggattttttcaaaaaatgcataCCCTAAATGAAAATGCTTTGAAGACCTAGGAAAATTAGGGCTATCTTTTACAGTGGTTAttgattgttgttgctgttgctaTGTAAGTTTATAATTGGCTATATCCAGTTTTGGTAGCCGAACCTGTGCTTAGTGCACCAGTCAGGACCGTGCTCGTAATATTCTTCCCTCGTGACCCTGGCTCTCCGGTAGGACTCGGTCTCTGTAAACTGCGACATCACTTCCCAGCCGAAAAGTGTGCAGTCGCCCTCTGGCACTGACACATGGCAAGTCCAGTCTGTAGGCAGTTGCCTCTGTAGTTCCCTGGCAAGCCGCTGCGAAAAATTAGGAAGGTTGAAGTTCCCTCCAGTGCACACGATGTTTCCTATCATGAGGGGTCGTACTATTTCCGGCAGCATGGACAGACTCTCCAGTATTGCCTCTACGATGCCCggttttattatttgagAAATTTCGGGATGGAAAAACGTCTCTGGAATTGTGAACAGCTCGTCTGTCAATGCGATGGTCTGTGCATCTGCCGGCAGCGGGCTGTCTTCCTCTCTGGGGTGCCTCACGTAGCCTATGAAACTAGTTTGAAAATCAGGCAGTACGTATTCCACTATGTGCTTATTCTTTGACTTGAAACTATCGAAATAGGAGACCGGGCTTACAAAGAGACACTTTTCCTTAATGTTATTAACGAGTATAGTTTCGTCCATCATATTGTAGTGTCTAAATGATAGTGTTTCCTTCAACAGCCCAGTTAGAAAACGCCCCCCAATGTCCAGTTTTTTTACTGCCTTATAGTACGGTATGCCTTTGAGAACGGGGATGATCCAAGTGCAATCAAAGCCAGAATCAATGACCAGTTGGAAATCGTGATAATCGTTGTTCGAGTTCATTTGATTTATAGACTCCTTGGACGTAAACGTTTTGTCGTCCGGGTCGCTAATAGCAACGTCAGCATCTTCGTCTTTGCCTGAAATAGTTCTCATTTTGCCTTGATATGACTTGGTAAATGGTACAAATACGGCTACAGGAGACTTGAATAGACTATCGAATTCGTACTCTTCAAATATCACTTGATCCGCGTGTTTACTTAGTTCTGGCAGAGTCATACAGCTCTCACTAGCGACCAAATGATGACCCTTGCCCTCCTTTAGATCAAACCCATCAAACTCTGATGGATTGAAAAGGCAATAATCCCATATGCAACTCTCCAACTCCCATAGTGTCAGTTGTCCCAGCTCGTGTGGTCTTCTAAATGTAACTGAGGAGATATCcttgatatttttgatgtGGTTGGATAAGTACGACGTACCAAATTTATCTTTGGCCAATGCATTCAAAGCTCGAAAGGGTACTTTGTTAGTGGAAGGTCCAAACTTAATCTCGTAAGAGCCATTATCAATGACGATGGGCGGGTTTTCCATAGTTAGTTGCCTTGTCCGCGATTctagatttttttcttgtttacaGACGTGTTCgctgttcttgttcttcttctagcatctcttcttcttaatTACTATAACTAATACTTGTAATTTTGGACGGGCCGCCATTGTTTACAACGGTCGCGAAATAAGGAAATAGATCATCACTTATAGAGAATCGAGGTTGTTCAAGAGAACAAGCTTTCAAAGAGACGTCACGTCATTTACCTTAAGACGCCAATCAGGGAATATATTTGATGTGCGATAGTCCGTTGAGCAAAAGacagaagagaaagactGCCGAGGAACCAGAATTATCTCTTAATCATGGTAATAGCGAACAAGAATCCAAGGCAGAAAATCAGAATGATCGCACCGAGAAAACACCAGATCCAGATTCACTTTCGCTAGAATCATCATATGCTAAATCCCATACTCCCAGAAAACTTGTTTTGAGTTCTGGTGAAAACCGATACGCCTTTTCCCAACCCACGAACTCAGCAACTTCTTCACTACATGTACCGAACTTGCAACCACCGGAAACATCTTCTAGGGGCCGTGACTATAAGGCTTACTCCCAATCGCCACCTAGGTCTCCGGGGAGGTCCCCGACTAGGAGGTTAGAATTGCTTCAACTATCACCAGTGAAGAATAGTAGGATTGAATTGCAAAAACTATATGATAGTCACCAACCATCGAGTGAACAACAAGGCAGGCTGTTTATTGACAAGCTCGTTCTCGataatttcaaatcttATGCTGGTAAGCAAGTAGTGGGGCCCTTTCATACAAGCTTCTCAGCCGTAGTGGGCCCCAACGGTTCTGGTAAATCAAATGTCATCGACTCGATGCTATTTGTATTTGGGTTTAGAGCAAACAAGATGAGACAGGATAGGCTATCCGACTTGATTCATAAATCTGAAGCTTTTCCGAATTTACAATCATGTTCTGTAGCAGTGCATTTTGAGTACGTCATTGATGAACCTTCAGGAACCTCTAGAatagataaagaaaagccCGGATTAGTTATTACAAGAAAGGCATTTAAAAACAACTCCTCAAAGTATTACataaatggaaaagaaagcagtTATACGGAAGTGAcaaagcttttgaaaaatgaaggTATCGACTTAGATCATAAAAGGTTCTTAATCCTACAAGGTGAGGTTGAAAACATTGCTCAAATGAAGTCAAAAGCGGAAAAGGAGAGCGATGATGGATTACTAGAATATTTAGAGGACATTATTGGAACGGCCAACTATAAACCGTTAATCGAGGAGCGACTGAGCCAAATCGAAACATTAAACGAAATATGCCtcgaaaaggaaaacagaTTTGAAATCGTCAatcgagaaaaaaattcattggaATCAGGAAAGGAAACTGCattggaatttttggaaaaggagaagCAATTAACGcttttgaaatcaaaattgtTTCAATTTAAATTATTGCAAAGTAACTCTAAATTAGTTAATACTTTAGAGAAAGCTTCctctttgaataaagattttgaatccgaaaagataaaatttCAGGAATCCTTGAAAAAGGTTAATGAAGTTGAAAGTCAACgtaaagaaatcaaagatcGAATATCATCTTGCGCTTCTCAAGAAAAGACGCTGGCTCTGGAAAAGAGAGAACTAGAAAGCACCAGAGTTTCTTtagaagaaagaacaaagaatcTGGTTAACAAAATGGGGAAAGcagaaaagattttgaagtCGACCAACCAATCAATATCTGAAGCTGAACATCTTCTCGAAGAACTTCATGGGGAGCAGAATGAACACGAAACAGAGGTTAAAGATTTGAACCAATCGCTGGAAGAGGAACGTCGAATACTCGATAATATCAAATTATCTTTAAAGGATAAAACTAAGGACATTTCTGCAGAAATTATTCAACATGAAAAGGATTTAGAACCTTGGGATCTCCAACttcaagagaagaaatCGCAAATACAATTAGCAGAATCGGAACTATCTCTATTAGAAGAAACTCAAGTcaagctgaaaaaaaatgttgaatCTTTGGAAGAGAATATTTCCGCAAAGAAAGCACGCAAGCAAGGGCTACAAGGGTTTATTCTCGATCTAAAAAAGAACCTAAAGTCACTCATAGATGGAAGATCGCAAGGTGAAAAAGATTTTAATACTGCCAATTTAAAGTTAAAAGAGATGCAAACGATTTTGAACGCCCATCGTCAACGTGCCATGGAAGCTCGCTCTTCCCTATCAAAAGCTCAGAATAAAAGTAAAGTTTTAACAGCTCTATCAAGGTTACAAAAGTCCGGACGTATCAGTGGGTTCCATGGACGCCTGGGGGATCTCGGTGTTATAGACGACAGCTTTGATGTAGCTATTTCTACAGCCTGTCCAAGGTTggatgatgttgttgttgatacTGTGGAATGTGCTCAGCACTGTATCGACTATTTGAGAAAGAATAAACTAGGTTATGCGAGGTTTATTTTATTGGACAGACTACGCCAATTTAATTTGCAACCAGTTGATACACCAGAAAATGTACCAAGGCTGTTTGACCTAGTTAAACCCAAggattcaaaattttcaaacgCATTTTATAGTGTTCTTAGAGATACTTTAGTTGCTCGGGACTTGAAACAGGCTAACAACGTTGCATACGGGAAGAGGAGGTTCAGAGTGGTCACCAAAGATGGTAAGTTAATTGACATTTCAGGTACAATGAGCGGTGGTGGAAACCATGTTGCGAAAGGTCTAATGAGAATAGGCAAGAACCAATCAGACGGAATGGATGATTACACGGCTGAAGAAGTGAACAAGATTGAGCAAGAATTGTCTGAAAGGGAGAAGAATTTCCGTGTGGCTAACGATACAGTTCACGAGATGGAGCAAGAACTAAAAAGAGTGAGAGATCAAGAACCGGATATAGAATCGCAAATATCAAGGGCGGAAATGGAAGCTGATTCTTTGGCTAGCGAATTGACACTAGCGGAACAACAGGTACAGGAAGCGAACATGGCGTACGATAAGTCAGTCAATGACACAGCgcaattgaataaaatcatgaaaaatttggaacaCTTGAGAGGTGAATATGATGACCTTCAAGCAGAAactaaaactaaaaaagaaaggattAAAACGTTGCAAGACCAAATCATGAAAATTGGTGGTACCAACCTGCAAATGCAGAATTCAAAAGTAGAATCACTTTGTCAAAGGATAGATATTCTAGTTGCTAAACTTAAAAAAGTTAAGTCTGGAATAAGGAAATCTATAGGAGATATCACCAAGTTTCAGAAACAGCTCaaaaatgttgaaagagATATAGAACTATCATCCAACGAGTTAAAGGTCATCGAGGAAAAATCAGAACAAATTAAAGTGGATTTAGTAAAAAATGGTACAAACGTGACTGAGGTACTGAACCTAAAAAGTGACTTAGAAGAGCAAAGTGAAcaattgaaggaaaaggTGACTGTAATGGAGGAAAACATTGAtgaattcaaatcattggaaatggaaatgaaGAACAAGTTGGAAAAGTTGAATTCTTTACTAACTTATATCAAAAGCGAAATAAAACAGcaagagaaagaattgaatgAACTCTCAATTAGAGACGTGACTCATACGCTCCTAATACTAGACAATAACCAAATGGACATCCTCGATGAAGCAGTTGAAGATGGACAGAAAGCCGATCAAGAAGACGACTCCAGTGAAGTTCAAGGTGAAAATCCAAGAGAAGAGGGCGATAATGATCATCACTGTTCTATGAATATTGACGAAACCTCCGATGAGGTATCAAGAGGAATACCAAGGCTTTCTGAAGATGAACTAAAAGAGTTGAATATAGAGCTTCTCGAAGGTGATATCGGAGAACTAACCTGTTATCTTGATGCCACTAATGTAGATATTGGAATTTTAGAAGAGTACGCTAGGCGTTTGGCCGagttcaaaagaagaaagctTGACTTAAATCAAGCTGTTCAAAAAAGAGACGAAGTTAGAGAACAATTAGAGATactcaaaaagaaaagatttgatgaatttatGACWGGCTTCAATATCATTTCAATGACCTTAAAAGAAATGTACCAAATGATCACCATGGGTGGGAATGCTGAATTGGAACTTGTAGATAGTTTGGACCCTTTTTCGGAGGGTGTCACATTCAGTGTCATGCCGCCTAAAAAGAGTTGGAGGAATATTACAAATCTTTCAGGTGGGGAAAAAACTTTGAGTTCCTTGGCTCTGGTGTTTGCTTTACATAAGTACAAACCTACTCCCCTTTACGTAatggatgaaattgatgCTGCTTTAGATTTTAGAAACGTCTCGATTGTGGCTAACtatatcaaagaaagaacaaaaaatgcACAGTTCATTGTCATATCGTTAAGAAATAACATGTTCGAATTAGCACAGCAGTTGGTTGGTATTTATAAAAGAGATAATAGGACAAAAAGTACCACGGTCAAAAACATAGATATCTTAAATAGAAATTAGTTGGTATGTTTGTTGTATGCAAATACTAAATAGTTACAGCATTGATAAAATCTAAAGTGGAAATAGGgtataattttctttgcgTTACAATAGGAAGTGATGCAGGGTCAATGCGTATCGTCCAGTATTTTGACATACTGTTTTTCTGCAAGATACACCAGCTTTTGGACGGGGATCACTGCAGTTTGATGAGTGAACTTAGGCAATCTCTTTCTATTAACACCAAACCATTCCATAGGCGGAGTAGCCTCTCCCAGATCCCTTATTTGAGGCACTTCAATCCGTGGCTCTTCAAGCGCAATATAGTTGAACTTAGAAGCGTTTTCTTCTCGCTTAATTGATTCTtcaagttcttcttctgtctGCCCAAACGCAATATTTGCTGTTTGCGAACGACGAACTGCCAGCGCTTTGACATGTGTAGTCCAcatttctttaataaaatTCACAGGTCCTAGATTCCACCTGACGGATATTTTGTCTGAAAAAGAGCATGCGAAAAGATACTCTAAATTGTtggtcttttcttcttgtagaGTTGTCATGTGAACTGCAAGTTTTGGAACGTCAACAATGGTACCGCCAACTATTTTGGATGCATAATGCATATAATCATCAATAGCAATAGAAGCTCCAATTTCTTCGTCtaactcttcttttgaagtaGAAAGTGCTGCTGAGACATCCAAGACTCGAAGTTGTAAATCTgtctttaatttcttccCCGAATGTGTTTCAGAACGTATAGAAACCTTACCAATCCTTACTACCAAAACTTCCACATCAAATAAAGATATTGGCGAGATTTGGACCTTCAAGRAGGAAATATTCACTGATAAATCTGTTCTCAATAATTTTAGGGATCTCAAAATATCCTTATACAATATCGGTTGCTTGGACTCACTCGGATTAGAA
This DNA window, taken from Saccharomyces eubayanus strain FM1318 chromosome XII, whole genome shotgun sequence, encodes the following:
- the RAX2 gene encoding Rax2p, whose amino-acid sequence is MFVHRLWTLVLPLLTLGSKASQLQSIKSLLDIEDNVLPNLNISQDNDNAVQILGGVEALSLYKYIGQQNFTKEIGPETNSRGLVYYSNDTYILLEDADDDTRIDRITPFGTDSFILSGSGSIKDVPLGNQILYNLSTLSMERIFTQPLGHVEAVLVNDTSVYFGGNFSYNNGSMTGHGALVWESTSNTTQLLPFGGFGKDSYVNSIVKLNDDNILFAGKFYTLDDSSILTTSSKNTTSATSALNATTLELGQRIPLRYASWESQGSTTFESSYLVCPDTDKDAWTYPGTSGSLVCTLPYEVAPTKIRLYNSPNSNNEISLFQILTNPSRSIMNLTYLDPISGELQNCDEFCPLYSRDTLLSASQNVSSSLDMISFIDNNNTDVKWSSDFQDFAFANEVAVTSLKLTALNSYGDNVALSGLELYQDTFSTYANNSLNEYGCSALANDSSSSTLSDNEWYDGLTGQSYIAIDYVPNQNKPTPTVTFYPSIIHPGHYTINTYTPGCVQDNTCSSRGIVNVTMWNPQNNTMMETYLIYQNNDNLKYDKIYSGYLDFSPEIVMEYVSGIYASNTATIMVADQVNIITDSLDSFSSLSETTTTKRHTPLNGVLQYQRSNFTAPTSNEMKIANTTLNLFSVDNYPKNSSIFADIYDTKLILGGADNHISVIDFNESLRVTASENKTIQGDVYGMTQTNQGLLIFGDLRSSDDKPTVLMFNGSFENLSNYSKTVDNAINISLANNDLIVFNNNYILNTSSNSEISNSSSFSLSLWSAGNNGNGDVLFSGAVSQMQFSDLSGSARFLNEDIVEALNLNKGIVPYLGAYLNESTIAYAYETDSLSKIYFSNNVNPSWNWSNNITKMVYANNQTLLAVGSESSTTAELSIFNLKNFTTIANETIGSNAKINAFVNFEKNSSLLVGGDFQMSKPNCSGLCLYNYESKIWSAFLNNTIFGEITELTFNNESELIISGLFATEKYQSIRLGSFNLTNSTMIPLLTGSGGKIKSFTVTEDSIVAWNDTSLLIYRDQKWNITSLPGNGSSVSSVTTINTNADSYTLSKRATDNVEKGSILLLNGNFSIPQYGNLQGLLFDSQNWTPYFTSEASEASGHNPTIFINRDVSAEFNSQIPLSNSNMTVTSPQSTSPLSPSSSASSESNKKSKKKNIDRGFVVLIGLALALGTVSVLGIAGVILAYVFKDPEGDYKPIKPRIDENEMLDTVPPEKLMKFV
- the ARP6 gene encoding Arp6p, encoding MENPPIVIDNGSYEIKFGPSTNKVPFRALNALAKDKFGTSYLSNHIKNIKDISSVTFRRPHELGQLTLWELESCIWDYCLFNPSEFDGFDLKEGKGHHLVASESCMTLPELSKHADQVIFEEYEFDSLFKSPVAVFVPFTKSYQGKMRTISGKDEDADVAISDPDDKTFTSKESINQMNSNNDYHDFQLVIDSGFDCTWIIPVLKGIPYYKAVKKLDIGGRFLTGLLKETLSFRHYNMMDETILVNNIKEKCLFVSPVSYFDSFKSKNKHIVEYVLPDFQTSFIGYVRHPREEDSPLPADAQTIALTDELFTIPETFFHPEISQIIKPGIVEAILESLSMLPEIVRPLMIGNIVCTGGNFNLPNFSQRLARELQRQLPTDWTCHVSVPEGDCTLFGWEVMSQFTETESYRRARVTREEYYEHGPDWCTKHRFGYQNWI
- the SMC4 gene encoding condensin subunit SMC4, producing the protein MCDSPLSKRQKRKTAEEPELSLNHGNSEQESKAENQNDRTEKTPDPDSLSLESSYAKSHTPRKLVLSSGENRYAFSQPTNSATSSLHVPNLQPPETSSRGRDYKAYSQSPPRSPGRSPTRRLELLQLSPVKNSRIELQKLYDSHQPSSEQQGRLFIDKLVLDNFKSYAGKQVVGPFHTSFSAVVGPNGSGKSNVIDSMLFVFGFRANKMRQDRLSDLIHKSEAFPNLQSCSVAVHFEYVIDEPSGTSRIDKEKPGLVITRKAFKNNSSKYYINGKESSYTEVTKLLKNEGIDLDHKRFLILQGEVENIAQMKSKAEKESDDGLLEYLEDIIGTANYKPLIEERLSQIETLNEICLEKENRFEIVNREKNSLESGKETALEFLEKEKQLTLLKSKLFQFKLLQSNSKLVNTLEKASSLNKDFESEKIKFQESLKKVNEVESQRKEIKDRISSCASQEKTLALEKRELESTRVSLEERTKNLVNKMGKAEKILKSTNQSISEAEHLLEELHGEQNEHETEVKDLNQSLEEERRILDNIKLSLKDKTKDISAEIIQHEKDLEPWDLQLQEKKSQIQLAESELSLLEETQVKLKKNVESLEENISAKKARKQGLQGFILDLKKNLKSLIDGRSQGEKDFNTANLKLKEMQTILNAHRQRAMEARSSLSKAQNKSKVLTALSRLQKSGRISGFHGRLGDLGVIDDSFDVAISTACPRLDDVVVDTVECAQHCIDYLRKNKLGYARFILLDRLRQFNLQPVDTPENVPRLFDLVKPKDSKFSNAFYSVLRDTLVARDLKQANNVAYGKRRFRVVTKDGKLIDISGTMSGGGNHVAKGLMRIGKNQSDGMDDYTAEEVNKIEQELSEREKNFRVANDTVHEMEQELKRVRDQEPDIESQISRAEMEADSLASELTLAEQQVQEANMAYDKSVNDTAQLNKIMKNLEHLRGEYDDLQAETKTKKERIKTLQDQIMKIGGTNLQMQNSKVESLCQRIDILVAKLKKVKSGIRKSIGDITKFQKQLKNVERDIELSSNELKVIEEKSEQIKVDLVKNGTNVTEVLNLKSDLEEQSEQLKEKVTVMEENIDEFKSLEMEMKNKLEKLNSLLTYIKSEIKQQEKELNELSIRDVTHTLLILDNNQMDILDEAVEDGQKADQEDDSSEVQGENPREEGDNDHHCSMNIDETSDEVSRGIPRLSEDELKELNIELLEGDIGELTCYLDATNVDIGILEEYARRLAEFKRRKLDLNQAVQKRDEVREQLEILKKKRFDEFMTGFNIISMTLKEMYQMITMGGNAELELVDSLDPFSEGVTFSVMPPKKSWRNITNLSGGEKTLSSLALVFALHKYKPTPLYVMDEIDAALDFRNVSIVANYIKERTKNAQFIVISLRNNMFELAQQLVGIYKRDNRTKSTTVKNIDILNRN